One window of the Mytilus galloprovincialis chromosome 14, xbMytGall1.hap1.1, whole genome shotgun sequence genome contains the following:
- the LOC143058916 gene encoding uncharacterized protein LOC143058916, giving the protein MADISFDEFFKLFNLDDMKVIFVSNDFISVRCLIEVTNEDLKDMGFLSLGKRKEFQAAVREIKEKRSQVEMDETTAVEKVVSNDLESPSSLIKFDASIEINNRTSTPLAKRKLDMNETDTPVQIKLLKTDNLNNRSPSSWILSPLNQEKILAAKKIKLFSKDEMSKAYGLRKKKMAFMNGKLKEFMNDPDIRSCGKHVIMGMAKTAWDRFNADDAKIAVAEVEVLISKLQQKGKKYTDKQTKTITRLTERLNRGKHEVAASLKRISALRETESDNSNIVNEEKELVAFHCELQKQQMP; this is encoded by the exons ATGGCTGATATTTCATTTGATGAATTCTTCAAATTGTTTAACTTAGATGATATGAAagtaatttttgtatcaaatgactTTATAAGTGTAAGGTGTTTGATAGAAGTTACCAATGAAGACCTAAAAGACATGGGTTTCCTATCTTTGGGAAAGCGCAAAGAGTTTCAAGCAGCAGTCAGAGAAATCAAAGAAAAAAGATCACAAG TTGAAATGGATGAAACCACTGCTGTTGAAAAGGTTGTTTCAAATGATTTAGAATCACCTTCATCTTTGATAAAATTTGATGCTAGTATTGAGATTAATAACAGAACGTCTACACCACTTGCAAAAAGGAAGCTGGACATGAATg AAACAGACACTCCAGTTCAGATAAAGTTATTAAAGACTGATAATTTAAACAACAG gAGTCCTAGTTCTTGGATATTGTCGCCACTAAACCAAGAAAAGATTCTAGCAgcaaagaaaataaaacttttttcaaaagATGAAATGAGTAAGGCATATGGACTACGAAAAAAGAAAATGGCCTTCATGAATGGGAAGTTGAAAGAGTTTATGAATGATCCTGATATAAGAAGCTGTGGGAAACATGTAATAATGGGAATGGCTAAAACTGCTTGGGACAGATTTAATGCAGATGATGCAAAAATAGCCGTGGCAGAAGTGGAAGTTTTAATTTCCAAATTACAACAAAAGGGCAAAAAAtatacagacaaacaaacaaaaacaataacaagaCTGACAGAAAGACTTAACCGTGGGAAACATGAGGTTGCTGCTTCCTTAAAGAGAATTAGTGCACTTAGAGAAACAGAAAGTGACAACTCGAACATTGTCAATGAGGAGAAGGAGTTGGTAGCTTTTCATTGTGAGCTGCAAAAACAACAGATGCCCTGA
- the LOC143058192 gene encoding uncharacterized protein LOC143058192, whose protein sequence is MLLVRLVNFLNLDKVLQVSFEKLNSKDNPAERPHASENLALSRHGPFKTKEIFRYPKAKPGSSEHILNMEEMAEEVISCLKTAKFGGKSFFCFRGVKDNYIFDDEKALRIFLKLSEQGKNECVEEYTASKCHLLTELCNVWKIEESFKGNYIEDYNHLSNSLYDKKRTSWLTTYMAAIYSKVENSSIQRFEREPLPDYIRWLSTTELHYMSYEDRRDLANGEWDDEAIFLPSRIISHASSICFEPPEDILKLLGLLTFVTPLQLKEQFERTKQSMEKHLKDDQGRDRWRDHDLFKKTNSELESMCREEKLSSSEVSNKLEMVELIARNKQIPFPEPTNSYSGDLNNIPTDMNEITNFSFGFLRTVLNYHNLNFSGTKDELILKVVLLRHKRSYLIANYAQQEIRKSIEVATALIVNQRRYYNERFHIRRKRKFSSVPSVAKNVIEVPDGCNEENLHKIFDPISVWLDNFSAVQQEIDFKRDVSFSNDHKSEINCFEQCKESGSRVKVFWERHELGTTVGKDGWNVGWYSGNVVSYNAERDTLDIEYTKEQGSVFF, encoded by the coding sequence ATGTTATTGGTCCGATTAGTTAACTTCTTGAATTTGGACAAAGTTTTACAAGTTTCATTTGAAAAACTGAACTCAAAAGACAACCCAGCGGAGCGTCCTCATGCATCCGAAAACTTAGCACTCAGCAGACATGGTCCTTTTAAAACAAAGGAAATCTTCAGATACCCCAAAGCTAAACCTGGTAGCAGCGAACACATATTAAATATGGAAGAAATGGCAGAAGAAGTGATTTCATGTTTGAAAACTGCTAAGTTTGGTGGAAAGTCTTTCTTTTGCTTTCGTGGAGTTAAAGACAATTACATTTTTGATGATGAAAAGGCTTTGCGCATTTTCCTCAAACTTTCTGAGCAAGGCAAAAATGAATGTGTAGAAGAATATACTGCAAGCAAATGCCATCTACTGACAGAATTATGTAATGTATGGAAAATAGAAGAATCATTTAAAGGAAATTATATTGAGGACTACAACCACCTTTCGAATTCTTTGTATGACAAGAAAAGAACATCATGGTTAACAACTTACATGGCAGCAATATATTCTAAAGTAGAAAACAGCAGCATCCAACGATTTGAAAGAGAACCCTTGCCAGACTATATACGATGGCTTTCAACAACAGAGCTTCACTATATGTCCTATGAAGACCGTAGAGATCTTGCAAATGGTGAATGGGATGATGAAGCAATATTTCTGCCATCAAGAATTATAAGTCATGCCAGTTCTATTTGCTTTGAACCTCCTGAAGACATTCTTAAACTACTTGGTCTTTTGACATTTGTTACCCCTTTACAACTTAAAGAACAGTTTGAAAGAACAAAACAGTCAATGGAAAAACATTTGAAGGATGATCAAGGTCGAGACCGATGGAGAGATCATGACTTATTCAAAAAGACTAATTCTGAGCTAGAATCCATGTGCAGAGAAGAAAAACTGTCTTcttcagaggtctcaaataaacTTGAGATGGTTGAGCTTATTGCAAGGAATAAACAAATTCCATTTCCAGAACCTACAAATTCATATTCAGGGGATCTGAATAACATTCCAACAGATATGAACGAAATCACAAATTTTAGTTTTGGATTTTTAAGGACTGttctaaattatcataatttgaATTTTTCTGGTACCAAAGATGAACTGATTTTAAAAGTTGTTCTTTTAAGACACAAGAGGTCGTATTTGATAGCGAACTATGCACAGCAAGAAATCAGGAAGTCTATAGAAGTTGCAACTGCCTTAATTGTCAATCAGCGCCGTTATTATAACGAAAGATTCCATATACgtagaaaaagaaaattttcatCTGTGCCCAGTGTGGCAAAGAATGTTATAGAAGTTCCGGATGGATGTAATGAGGAAAATTTGCACAAAATATTTGACCCAATCAGTGTATGGTTAGACAACTTCTCTGCAGTTCAGCAGGAAATTGATTTCAAAAGAGATGTTTCCTTTTCAAATGACCATAAGAGTGAAATAAACTGTTTTGAACAATGTAAAGAAAGCGGATCTAGGGTGAAGGTTTTCTGGGAGAGACATGAACTTGGAACAACAGTTGGTAAAGATGGATGGAATGTCGGTTGGTATTCAGGAAATGTCGTTTCATACAATGCAGAAAGAGATACACTAGACATTGAATATACAAAGGAACAAGGTTCAGTTTTCTTTTGA